A stretch of the Glandiceps talaboti chromosome 23, keGlaTala1.1, whole genome shotgun sequence genome encodes the following:
- the LOC144452950 gene encoding uncharacterized protein LOC144452950, which produces MASLVEASRPVFIIVDDETFDPRQEVISTEKVAANSSNPESISVCDVVVAGSVSVGDNADVGHKHPECISVDDTDVDIGSKNLECISVDDNVDIGSKNPECISVDDNVDVQSENPEKGSVCNVAVSCSKNPDGISVNDTVINLTTSEVISEDDTTIHSQRPEIILEDNIAMESRQPVNGSVSGFRSPAVTPVVIRGPEVISFDTHRPKVILVDDVVDPCARRQEKMSVMQSRQKALTDSPNEVNWCLSCLTVQLIFEYSTEGMVAKTHAFDSFNITLGHFFSDIISVNMRQFCAVLQLNFPNIVIKRKTAKNIPYYGNIQMKSKEVLRQKSIPLLAKVHRKFVMSRQNGVSFLNMLREPEFISKMV; this is translated from the exons ATGGCATCTCTAGTTGAGGCTTCAAGACCAGTGTTTATCATAGTGGATGATGAAACCTTTGACCCAAGACAAGAAGTAATCTCAACTGAAAAAGTAGCAGCCAATTCAAGTAACCCAGAGAGTATTTCAGTTTGCGATGTTGTAGTTGCTGGTTCTGTCTCAGTTGGTGATAATGCAGACGTTGGCCATAAACACCCAGAGTGTATCTCAGTCGATGACACTGATGTAGACATTGGCTCTAAAAACCTAgagtgtatatcagttgatgaCAATGTAGACATTGGCTCTAAAAACCCAgagtgtatatcagttgatgaCAATGTCGATGTTCAGTCTGAAAACCCAGAGAAGGGCTCAGTTTGTAATGTTGCAGTCTCTTGCTCTAAAAACCCAGATGGTATTTCAGTGAATGATACAGTTATTAATTTGACAACCTCAGAGGTGATCTCAGAAGATGATACAACAATCCACTCTCAGAGACCAGAGATCATATTAGAAGACAATATAGCTATGGAATCCAGACAACCAGTGAATGGTTCAGTTAGTGGTTTTAGGTCTCCAGCAGTTACTCCAGTGGTCATACGAGGACCAGAAGTCATCTCTTTCGACACTCATAGGCCAAAAGTTATCTTGGTGGATGATGTAGTTGATCCATGTGCAAGAAGACAAGAGAAGATGTCAGTAATGCAGTCTAGACAGAAAGCATTAACTGATAGCCCCAATGAAGTAAATTGGTGTTTGTCTTG TTTGACAGTCCAGTTGATCTTTGAGTATAGCACAGAAGGGATGGTGGCAAAGACACATGCCTTTGATTCATTCAACATAACTTTGGGGCATTTCTTTAGTGACATCATCAGTGTTAATATGAGACAGTTCTGTGCAGTGCTACAGCTGAACTTCCCAAATATAGTCATCAAACGAAAAACGGCTAAAAACAT ACCGTATTATGGTAATATCCAGATGAAGTCAAAAGAAGTACTGAGGCAAAAAAGTATTCCTCTCCTTGCCAAAGTCCATAGAAAATTTGTTATGAGTCGACAGAATGGTGTTTCTTTTTTAAACATGTTGAGAGAACCAGAATTCATAAGT AAGATGGTATAA
- the LOC144452789 gene encoding uncharacterized protein LOC144452789: protein MNYRTQSNTSALVSICTREGWMKWKLKTKASSNNSLSLTTCNLSTTQQELHDLQQYTRRNNLEIHGIPEQPDEDTDSIVTKVANTVGVRITSSDIDISHRLPSRSHQEHITPAPIIVRFTRRTICNNIYAARKRLKNKSTKDINIGNHSDNRIYINENLSPANKQLFHKTNEKKKYNLKWKFIWTNNGRIFVKRNEEGRALKIITLHDIERMQ, encoded by the coding sequence ATGAACTACAGAACTCAGTCGAATACATCAGCACTTGTTTCGATATGTACAAGAGAAGGATGGATGAAATGGAAACTGAAAACAAAAGCCTCAAGCAACAACTCATTATCATTGACAACTTGCAACCTCAGCACAACACAACAAGAACTCCATGACTTACAGCAATACACAAGACGAAATAACCTTGAGATACACGGCATCCCAGAACAACCGGACGAAGACACCGACTCGATTGTTACTAAAGTCGCTAACACAGTCGGCGTTAGGATAACATCAAGCGACATCGACATCAGTCACCGTCTGCCATCAAGGTCGCATCAAGAACACATAACCCCAGCCCCGATAATTGTTAGATTCACTAGGAGAACCATCTGCAATAACATCTATGCTGCACGAAAGCGCCTCAAGAACAAATCAACGAAAGACATAAACATTGGTAATCATTCTGACAATCGAATCTATATCAACGAAAATCTAAGCCCGGCCAACAAACAACTGTTCCACAAAACAAATGAGAAAAAGAAGTACAATCTAAAATGGAAGTTCATCTGGACGAACAACGGaagaatttttgtaaaaaggAATGAGGAAGGAAGGGCACTAAAGATTATTACATTGCATGACATCGAGCGTATGCAATAA